In Flavobacterium gelatinilyticum, a genomic segment contains:
- a CDS encoding ectonucleotide pyrophosphatase/phosphodiesterase: MKKYFTPLLSLFFLALSITLQAQNNKDSYVVLVSMDGFRWDYEKHFNLPNLKQIEKEGVHAKSMKPSYPTKTFPNHYSIVTGLYPDHHGIINNVFYDASLNQSFSLSSDAKNDSRFYGGNPIWNLAEQQGVKTASFFWPGSDIDKRNPTYYKNYDGKTPYGARIDTVMKWLQLPEKQRPHLVTLYFDEPDHTGHNFGPLSPQTEKTVIKMDSIMGELSRRLNELPIGKQINLIIVSDHGMADISNEKKAAVLDYLKPEWLGYKDVINPIMSLQAKPGFQDSIAKALKKVPHIKFWKASEVPERLHYGTNPRVHDFVIEAEKGWSLVSKESNHIKGGTHGYDNNEKDMHAIFYAKGPAFKVNKKIKTFENVSVYPLIAEILGLKIGEIDGKLSDVDGMLR; the protein is encoded by the coding sequence ATGAAAAAATATTTCACTCCACTCCTTTCTTTATTTTTCCTTGCACTTTCTATCACTTTACAAGCTCAAAACAACAAAGATTCCTATGTTGTTTTAGTTTCTATGGATGGATTTCGCTGGGATTATGAGAAACATTTCAATCTCCCTAATTTAAAGCAGATTGAAAAAGAAGGCGTTCATGCCAAATCAATGAAACCTTCTTATCCAACCAAAACTTTTCCAAATCATTATTCGATAGTAACAGGTCTTTATCCGGATCATCACGGTATTATCAACAATGTTTTTTATGATGCTTCTTTAAACCAATCATTTTCATTATCAAGCGATGCCAAAAATGATTCCCGTTTTTATGGTGGAAATCCAATTTGGAATTTAGCTGAACAACAAGGTGTTAAAACCGCTTCGTTCTTTTGGCCGGGTTCTGATATTGACAAAAGAAATCCGACTTATTACAAAAATTACGATGGCAAAACTCCATACGGAGCCAGAATCGATACGGTTATGAAATGGCTGCAGCTTCCTGAAAAACAACGACCTCATCTGGTTACTTTATATTTTGATGAACCGGATCATACCGGGCATAATTTTGGTCCGCTTTCGCCTCAAACCGAAAAAACGGTAATCAAAATGGATTCGATTATGGGTGAATTATCCAGAAGACTAAATGAATTGCCAATTGGAAAACAAATCAATTTAATCATAGTTTCAGACCACGGAATGGCTGATATCAGTAATGAGAAAAAAGCAGCGGTTCTCGATTATTTAAAACCTGAATGGCTAGGTTACAAAGATGTAATTAACCCAATTATGAGTTTACAGGCAAAACCGGGGTTTCAGGATTCTATTGCAAAAGCTTTAAAAAAAGTACCGCATATTAAATTCTGGAAAGCATCAGAAGTTCCGGAAAGATTACATTACGGAACAAATCCGCGTGTACATGATTTTGTTATTGAGGCCGAAAAAGGATGGAGTTTAGTAAGCAAAGAAAGTAATCACATAAAAGGAGGAACTCACGGTTATGATAATAACGAGAAAGATATGCACGCTATTTTTTATGCCAAAGGTCCAGCTTTTAAAGTCAATAAGAAAATTAAAACATTTGAAAATGTTTCTGTTTATCCTTTAATAGCAGAGATTTTAGGCTTAAAAATTGGAGAAATTGATGGCAAATTGAGCGATGTTGATGGAATGCTTAGATAA
- the groL gene encoding chaperonin GroEL (60 kDa chaperone family; promotes refolding of misfolded polypeptides especially under stressful conditions; forms two stacked rings of heptamers to form a barrel-shaped 14mer; ends can be capped by GroES; misfolded proteins enter the barrel where they are refolded when GroES binds) produces MAKDIKFDIEARDGLKRGVDALANAVKVTLGPKGRNVIIGKSFGGPTVTKDGVSVAKEIELKDALENMGAQMVKEVASKTNDLAGDGTTTATVLAQAIVKEGLKNVAAGANPMDLKRGIDKAVEAIVADLAKQAKVVGSDSDKIKQIASISANNDEVIGELIADAFAKVGKEGVITVEEAKGTDTFVDVVEGMQFDRGYLSPYFVTNPEKMEVELDSPYILLYDKKVSSLKELLPVLEPVAQSGKPLLIIAEDVDGEALSTLVVNKLRGALKIAAVKAPGFGDRRKAMLEDIAILTGGTVISEERGYTLENTTIEMLGTSKRVSIDKDNTTIVSGSGEADIIKNRINQIKGQMETTTSDYDKEKLQERLAKLAGGVAVLYVGAASEVEMKEKKDRVDDALHATRAAVEEGIVAGGGVALLRAKAVLADLKADNADEATGIQIVSRAVESPLRTIVENAGLEGSVVVAKVTEGSGDFGYNAKTDEYVDMLAAGIIDPKKVTRVALENAASVSGMILTTECALIDIKEENAGGGMPMGGGMPGMM; encoded by the coding sequence ATGGCAAAAGATATAAAATTTGATATTGAAGCACGTGACGGTTTAAAACGTGGTGTTGATGCATTAGCAAATGCTGTAAAAGTAACTCTTGGACCAAAAGGTCGTAACGTAATCATCGGAAAATCATTTGGCGGACCAACGGTTACTAAAGATGGTGTTTCTGTTGCAAAAGAAATCGAATTAAAAGACGCATTAGAAAATATGGGTGCGCAAATGGTAAAAGAAGTAGCTTCTAAAACCAATGATTTAGCGGGTGACGGAACTACAACTGCTACAGTTTTAGCTCAGGCTATCGTAAAAGAAGGTCTTAAAAACGTTGCTGCAGGTGCAAACCCAATGGATTTAAAACGTGGTATCGATAAAGCTGTTGAAGCTATCGTTGCCGATTTAGCAAAACAAGCTAAAGTTGTTGGAAGCGATTCTGACAAAATCAAACAAATTGCTTCTATCTCTGCAAACAACGACGAAGTTATTGGTGAATTAATCGCTGATGCTTTTGCAAAAGTGGGCAAAGAAGGGGTTATCACGGTTGAAGAAGCTAAAGGAACTGACACTTTTGTAGACGTTGTTGAAGGAATGCAGTTTGACAGAGGATATCTTTCTCCTTACTTCGTAACAAACCCAGAGAAAATGGAAGTTGAATTAGACTCTCCATACATCTTATTATACGACAAAAAAGTTTCTTCTTTAAAAGAATTACTACCAGTTTTAGAGCCGGTTGCACAATCAGGAAAACCATTATTGATTATCGCTGAAGATGTTGACGGTGAAGCTCTTTCTACATTAGTAGTAAACAAATTAAGAGGAGCTCTTAAAATTGCTGCTGTAAAAGCACCTGGTTTTGGAGACAGAAGAAAAGCAATGTTAGAAGATATCGCTATCTTAACAGGAGGAACTGTAATCTCTGAAGAAAGAGGATATACTTTAGAAAATACAACTATCGAAATGTTAGGAACTTCTAAAAGAGTTTCTATCGATAAAGACAATACTACTATCGTAAGTGGTTCTGGTGAAGCTGACATCATCAAAAACCGTATCAACCAGATTAAAGGCCAAATGGAAACTACAACATCTGATTACGATAAAGAAAAACTACAAGAACGTTTGGCTAAATTAGCCGGAGGTGTTGCTGTTCTTTATGTTGGTGCTGCTTCTGAAGTAGAAATGAAAGAGAAAAAAGACAGAGTTGACGATGCTTTACATGCAACTCGTGCTGCTGTTGAAGAAGGAATCGTTGCCGGAGGCGGTGTTGCTTTATTAAGAGCAAAAGCTGTTTTAGCTGATCTTAAAGCTGACAATGCTGACGAAGCAACCGGAATCCAGATCGTTTCCCGTGCAGTTGAATCTCCATTAAGAACTATTGTTGAAAATGCTGGTCTTGAAGGTTCTGTAGTTGTTGCAAAAGTTACTGAAGGTTCTGGTGATTTTGGATACAATGCAAAAACTGACGAATATGTAGATATGCTTGCTGCAGGTATTATCGATCCTAAAAAAGTAACTCGTGTAGCTCTTGAAAACGCTGCATCTGTTTCTGGAATGATCTTAACAACAGAATGTGCATTAATCGATATTAAAGAAGAAAATGCCGGAGGCGGAATGCCAATGGGAGGCGGAATGCCAGGAATGATGTAA
- a CDS encoding helix-turn-helix domain-containing protein: MKPTETLEDFYTVKINGMPENLKKEIGHFNVFKLDDYVGSTCNPLPYTRKDFYKISLIIGKNKVHYADKVVAIEDQALFFANPQIPYSWEHIDENQTGFFCIFTDAFFSQFGNLKEYPLFQPGGNPVVPVSEELAESLKKVYLRMFDEINSDYAFKYDVLRNLVFEIIHLALKTQTVTASLYSKSNATIRVSSLFLELLERQFPIESIKQQINFRSPSEYASQLNVHVNHLNKALKETTGKTTSQIVAERVIQEAMILLKQTNWNINEIAWCLGFEELSHFINFFKKNVQVSPKNYRLNEIV; encoded by the coding sequence ATGAAGCCGACAGAAACCTTAGAAGATTTTTATACCGTTAAGATAAACGGAATGCCCGAAAACCTTAAAAAAGAAATCGGACATTTTAATGTTTTTAAACTAGATGATTACGTGGGAAGTACCTGTAATCCGTTACCGTATACACGGAAAGACTTCTATAAAATAAGTCTCATTATAGGGAAAAACAAAGTGCATTATGCAGATAAAGTTGTGGCTATTGAGGATCAGGCTTTGTTTTTTGCTAATCCGCAGATTCCTTACAGCTGGGAACATATAGATGAAAATCAAACCGGATTTTTCTGCATTTTTACCGATGCCTTTTTTAGTCAGTTTGGGAATTTAAAAGAATATCCCTTATTTCAGCCCGGCGGTAATCCGGTCGTTCCGGTTTCTGAAGAATTAGCCGAGTCCCTGAAAAAAGTCTATTTAAGGATGTTTGATGAAATCAATTCAGATTATGCTTTTAAATATGATGTTCTTCGCAATCTGGTTTTTGAAATTATTCATTTAGCATTGAAAACGCAGACTGTAACCGCTTCATTATATAGTAAATCAAATGCCACAATAAGAGTTTCTTCTTTATTCTTGGAATTGCTTGAGCGTCAGTTTCCAATAGAATCCATCAAACAGCAGATTAACTTCCGTTCGCCTTCAGAATATGCCAGTCAGTTAAATGTGCATGTTAATCATTTAAATAAAGCTTTAAAAGAAACAACCGGAAAAACCACTTCGCAGATTGTTGCCGAAAGGGTTATTCAGGAAGCGATGATTCTTCTTAAACAGACCAATTGGAATATTAATGAAATAGCCTGGTGTTTAGGATTTGAAGAATTGTCTCATTTTATTAATTTCTTCAAGAAAAACGTTCAGGTTTCGCCTAAAAACTATCGTTTGAACGAAATTGTTTGA
- a CDS encoding co-chaperone GroES, translating into MALNIKPLSDRVLIEPAAAETKTASGIFIPDTAKEKPQKGTVVAVGNGSKDHTMTVKVGDTVLYGQFARTEVIKSEGVDYLIMREDDILAII; encoded by the coding sequence ATGGCTTTAAACATTAAACCGCTTTCAGACCGCGTACTTATTGAGCCTGCTGCAGCTGAAACTAAAACTGCCTCAGGTATTTTTATTCCAGATACTGCCAAAGAAAAACCACAAAAAGGTACTGTTGTAGCAGTAGGAAACGGATCTAAAGATCACACTATGACTGTAAAAGTTGGAGACACTGTTCTTTATGGTCAATTTGCCAGAACAGAAGTAATAAAATCAGAAGGAGTTGATTATTTGATTATGCGTGAAGACGACATCTTAGCAATTATCTAA
- the secG gene encoding preprotein translocase subunit SecG, whose amino-acid sequence MSTFSIFLVLITIVCFLLIVVIMVQNPKGGGLSSTISGTQMLGGVQKTTDFLDKSTWTLATILIALILLSSLSFTGALGDTGSKIIEKGEAPAATAPAAPAQGTPAPAAPAAK is encoded by the coding sequence ATGAGCACATTTTCAATTTTCTTAGTTTTAATCACAATAGTTTGCTTTCTATTGATCGTAGTGATTATGGTACAAAACCCTAAAGGAGGCGGATTGTCTTCTACTATCAGCGGAACTCAAATGTTAGGCGGTGTACAAAAAACAACTGACTTTTTAGACAAAAGTACATGGACGTTAGCTACTATTTTGATTGCTTTAATCCTTCTTTCAAGCTTAAGCTTCACTGGAGCTTTAGGTGATACAGGATCTAAAATCATTGAAAAAGGTGAAGCTCCTGCAGCAACTGCACCAGCAGCGCCAGCACAAGGAACTCCTGCTCCGGCAGCACCAGCAGCAAAATAA
- a CDS encoding oxidoreductase, producing the protein MENNKVWFITGASKGLGLELAKKLLAEGFKVAATSRNESSLIKELGNSSENFLPLEMDLADEKSVKNAIEKSVHHFKTIDVLVNNAGYGLLGALEELTDAEARKNFEVNVFGLLNVIRNTMPILRANQSGHIFNISSVGGYYGEFPGWGIYCSTKFAVAGLTESLAAEIKPFGVHATIVYPGYFRTDFLKDSSLLLPENPIAEYKEVRQSQSAHKEDINENQPGDPVKLAEALIKVSQDQNPPLHLFLGEDAFNMANQKIASVQSELGKWKEVSVGTNF; encoded by the coding sequence ATGGAAAATAACAAAGTTTGGTTTATCACAGGTGCTTCAAAAGGACTTGGATTAGAATTAGCTAAAAAATTATTAGCAGAAGGTTTTAAAGTTGCCGCAACTTCAAGAAATGAATCTTCTTTGATCAAAGAATTAGGAAACTCATCAGAAAATTTTCTTCCCCTTGAAATGGATTTGGCAGATGAAAAAAGCGTAAAAAATGCGATAGAAAAATCTGTACACCATTTTAAAACTATTGATGTTTTAGTAAATAATGCAGGTTACGGATTGTTAGGTGCATTAGAAGAGCTGACAGATGCTGAGGCCAGAAAGAATTTTGAGGTAAATGTTTTTGGTTTGTTAAATGTAATCAGAAATACAATGCCGATTCTTCGTGCCAATCAATCAGGACATATTTTTAATATTTCTTCTGTTGGAGGATATTATGGAGAATTTCCGGGGTGGGGAATTTACTGTTCGACTAAATTCGCCGTTGCTGGTTTAACAGAATCATTAGCTGCAGAAATAAAACCTTTTGGAGTTCACGCGACTATAGTGTATCCGGGTTATTTTAGAACTGATTTCTTAAAAGACAGCTCATTATTATTGCCTGAAAATCCAATTGCCGAATACAAAGAAGTGAGACAATCTCAAAGTGCGCACAAAGAAGATATCAATGAAAATCAGCCTGGAGATCCTGTAAAATTAGCCGAAGCTTTAATTAAAGTAAGTCAGGATCAAAATCCGCCGCTGCATTTGTTTTTAGGTGAAGATGCCTTCAACATGGCAAACCAGAAAATTGCTAGTGTTCAAAGTGAATTAGGGAAATGGAAAGAGGTTTCTGTTGGGACTAATTTTTAA